One part of the Corallococcus caeni genome encodes these proteins:
- a CDS encoding protein kinase domain-containing protein: protein MAQPNVPIPDPAGASTAPILQPYGQYVLVRKLAEGGMAEIFLAKLLGADGFERNVVLKRMLPTLSAIPDFVEMFRDEARLAAKLSHPHIVQIHELGFTEGCYYICMEYLAGEDFSTTLRLAGRRRQYVPLPVVVRVLIDAARGLHFAHTFTNEQGQPLHVVHRDVSPSNLYVTYQGQVKVLDFGIAKAESRLVQTRTGVVKGKYIYMAPEQAQGKEVDHRADVFSLGVSLYEAVTHVRPFSRENDLAVLNALLQGEFEKPRALRADLPQGLEDIILKAMAFKPADRYANAEEFAVALEAFATGLEGGAAGAPALGTFLRHHFGEERVTEKTRIPTLATLTAARPTDPEFAAIAPPVVGPGTNTYGQQVSRPSATGMRALTSQNKSAPAQAPAPEVVANTPPTKPASRRWLAGVVGGVGLVLAGAAFVIARPGGTAANVTPPVQPRPAVAPVANGTAPEAAQGSQQPGAQVASGTQGQGAPVPAGTQAHGPEGTPPGSVPGGDAVAASVTDSPHVDEGTEETPSRKTVTKPAVKERVSLGIEDIQRVVSNGRSKITGCFERYKSDLPSAAGEVQVQLTIVSSGKVRAGTRGPLASTAVGRCLETQAQSLRFPAHRDQEVTVLMPFSWKVTQ, encoded by the coding sequence ATGGCACAGCCCAACGTTCCCATTCCGGATCCCGCCGGCGCCTCGACCGCGCCCATCCTCCAGCCCTACGGACAGTACGTCCTCGTGCGCAAGCTGGCCGAGGGCGGCATGGCGGAGATCTTCCTCGCCAAGCTGCTGGGCGCGGACGGCTTCGAGCGCAACGTGGTGCTCAAGCGGATGCTGCCGACGCTGTCGGCCATCCCCGACTTCGTGGAGATGTTCCGCGACGAGGCGCGGCTCGCGGCGAAGCTGTCGCATCCGCACATCGTGCAGATCCACGAGCTGGGCTTCACGGAGGGCTGCTACTACATCTGCATGGAGTACCTCGCGGGCGAGGACTTCTCCACGACGCTGCGGCTCGCGGGCCGCAGGCGCCAGTACGTGCCGCTGCCGGTGGTGGTGCGGGTGCTCATCGACGCGGCGCGGGGCCTGCACTTCGCGCACACCTTCACCAACGAGCAGGGCCAGCCGCTGCACGTGGTGCACCGGGACGTGTCGCCGTCCAACCTGTACGTGACGTACCAGGGCCAGGTGAAGGTGCTGGACTTCGGCATCGCCAAGGCCGAGTCGCGCCTGGTCCAGACGCGCACCGGCGTGGTGAAGGGCAAGTACATCTACATGGCGCCGGAGCAGGCGCAGGGCAAGGAGGTCGACCACCGCGCGGACGTGTTCTCGCTGGGGGTCAGCCTCTACGAGGCCGTCACGCACGTGCGGCCCTTCTCCCGCGAGAACGACCTGGCGGTGCTCAACGCGCTGTTGCAGGGCGAGTTCGAGAAGCCGCGCGCGCTCAGGGCGGACCTGCCGCAGGGCCTGGAGGACATCATCCTCAAGGCCATGGCGTTCAAGCCGGCGGACCGGTACGCGAACGCGGAGGAATTCGCGGTCGCGCTGGAGGCCTTCGCCACGGGGCTCGAGGGTGGGGCCGCGGGCGCTCCGGCGCTGGGCACGTTCCTGCGCCACCACTTCGGCGAGGAGCGCGTCACGGAGAAGACGCGCATCCCCACGCTGGCCACGCTCACCGCCGCGCGTCCGACGGACCCCGAGTTCGCGGCGATTGCTCCGCCCGTGGTGGGTCCGGGCACGAACACGTACGGGCAGCAGGTGTCCCGACCGAGCGCCACGGGCATGAGGGCGCTGACCTCTCAGAACAAGTCAGCTCCCGCGCAGGCTCCCGCGCCGGAGGTCGTGGCGAACACGCCTCCCACGAAGCCCGCGTCCCGGCGCTGGCTCGCGGGGGTGGTGGGGGGCGTGGGGCTGGTGCTCGCGGGCGCGGCGTTCGTCATCGCGCGGCCCGGTGGCACCGCGGCGAACGTCACGCCTCCGGTCCAGCCGCGGCCGGCCGTCGCGCCCGTGGCCAACGGGACTGCGCCGGAAGCGGCTCAGGGCTCGCAGCAGCCAGGAGCCCAGGTCGCGTCGGGCACGCAGGGGCAGGGGGCACCTGTACCCGCGGGGACGCAGGCCCATGGGCCCGAAGGGACCCCGCCCGGGAGCGTGCCGGGCGGTGACGCGGTGGCGGCGTCCGTGACGGATTCGCCCCACGTGGATGAGGGGACGGAGGAGACGCCCTCTCGCAAGACGGTGACGAAGCCGGCGGTGAAGGAGCGCGTGTCGCTGGGCATCGAGGACATCCAGCGCGTGGTGTCCAACGGCCGCTCGAAAATCACCGGCTGCTTCGAGCGCTACAAGTCCGACCTGCCGTCGGCCGCGGGCGAGGTGCAGGTGCAGCTCACCATCGTGTCCTCCGGCAAGGTGCGAGCGGGCACGCGCGGGCCGCTGGCGTCCACGGCCGTGGGCCGCTGCCTGGAGACGCAGGCCCAGAGCCTGCGCTTCCCTGCGCACCGCGACCAGGAGGTCACCGTGCTGATGCCGTTCTCGTGGAAGGTGACGCAGTAG
- the recR gene encoding recombination mediator RecR, protein MTPDPLNRLVAQLAKLPGIGEKTAQRLAFHILRAPGEFAVDLSQAIREVKEKVHLCVRCFSLTDSELCGFCRDNRRDERALCVVETYSDLMALERTREFKGRYHVLHGVLSPLEGVGPEQLRIKELLERLNDSRVEEIILATNPDIEGEATALYLTRLLKPLGLRVTRIAQGLPMGGDLEFADQATLAKALSARRDL, encoded by the coding sequence ATGACCCCCGATCCGCTGAACCGCCTGGTCGCCCAGCTCGCGAAGCTGCCGGGCATTGGTGAGAAGACCGCCCAGCGCCTCGCGTTCCACATCCTGCGGGCGCCGGGCGAGTTCGCCGTGGACCTCTCGCAGGCCATCCGCGAGGTGAAGGAGAAGGTGCACCTGTGCGTGCGCTGCTTCTCCCTCACCGACTCGGAGCTGTGCGGCTTCTGCCGCGACAACCGCCGCGACGAGCGTGCCCTGTGCGTCGTGGAGACGTACTCGGACCTGATGGCGCTGGAGCGCACCCGCGAGTTCAAGGGCCGCTACCACGTGCTGCACGGCGTGCTGTCCCCGCTGGAAGGCGTGGGCCCGGAGCAGTTGCGCATCAAGGAGCTGCTGGAGCGCCTCAACGACAGCCGGGTGGAGGAGATCATCCTCGCCACCAACCCGGACATCGAGGGCGAGGCCACCGCGCTCTACCTCACGCGTCTGCTCAAGCCGCTGGGCCTGCGGGTGACGCGCATCGCCCAGGGCCTGCCCATGGGCGGCGACCTGGAGTTCGCGGACCAGGCCACGCTCGCCAAGGCGCTGTCCGCCCGCCGCGACCTGTGA
- a CDS encoding YbaB/EbfC family nucleoid-associated protein, with protein sequence MPGIDLNYFIRQANKLTEKIEERKKQLAEETVEAKSGEGLVTVVANCVQEIRSIKIDKKAIDPNDPGMLEDLVTAAVNAALANSRQHMNAELAKISGGVKIPGIN encoded by the coding sequence ATGCCCGGCATCGACCTGAACTACTTCATCCGGCAGGCGAACAAGCTCACCGAGAAGATCGAGGAGCGGAAGAAGCAGCTGGCGGAAGAGACCGTCGAGGCGAAGTCCGGCGAGGGCCTCGTGACGGTCGTCGCCAACTGCGTGCAGGAGATCCGCAGCATCAAGATCGACAAGAAGGCCATCGACCCGAACGACCCCGGGATGCTCGAGGACCTCGTCACCGCCGCCGTGAACGCTGCCCTGGCGAACAGCCGTCAGCACATGAACGCGGAGCTGGCGAAGATCTCCGGCGGCGTGAAGATCCCCGGCATTAACTAA